In one window of Leptospira sp. GIMC2001 DNA:
- a CDS encoding NADH-quinone oxidoreductase subunit J family protein, with translation MELINLQTFSFYFFATTAVLSALGVILHRNPISAAVLLVLTFFSLAAIYATIGAVFIATMQVLVYAGAIMVLVVFVLMLLSLRLENISKLWDNPIRKLGLFGVVGILLFLIAANISLGVTYPKVSGKGVNANGEYEYVFGQNDSQTNNPNSQPNEFSSKENLSKELNNISSKGQSDSNVVSAKGNVAAVGAVTFLEYLLPFEMISILLLVALVGAVILAKKRKEEEGV, from the coding sequence ATGGAATTGATCAACTTACAAACCTTTTCCTTTTATTTTTTTGCAACTACAGCAGTTCTATCAGCGCTTGGAGTAATTCTTCACAGGAATCCTATTTCTGCCGCTGTATTACTAGTCCTTACATTCTTTTCACTCGCTGCAATATATGCAACAATCGGCGCTGTGTTTATCGCAACCATGCAGGTTTTAGTTTATGCTGGGGCGATCATGGTTCTTGTGGTATTTGTTTTGATGTTGCTTTCCCTTCGTTTAGAAAATATTTCCAAACTTTGGGACAATCCGATTCGTAAACTAGGTCTATTTGGTGTAGTTGGGATTTTACTGTTTCTCATTGCTGCGAATATAAGTTTAGGTGTTACGTATCCCAAGGTTTCCGGAAAAGGTGTAAATGCAAATGGTGAGTATGAGTATGTATTTGGACAAAATGATTCTCAAACCAATAATCCTAATTCGCAACCTAATGAATTTTCCAGTAAAGAAAATCTATCAAAGGAACTAAATAATATTTCGAGCAAAGGTCAATCCGATTCAAATGTGGTTTCGGCTAAAGGAAATGTTGCAGCGGTTGGGGCGGTTACTTTTCTCGAATATCTGCTTCCTTTTGAGATGATTTCCATTCTATTGTTAGTTGCTCTAGTTGGTGCTGTAATTCTTGCTAAAAAACGTAAGGAAGAGGAGGGGGTTTAA
- the nuoK gene encoding NADH-quinone oxidoreductase subunit NuoK, with translation MDPHISGIPLNHFLILAGILFSIGVAGVLTRRNAVLIFMSVELILNSANIVFVAFSKVLGTVTGEVIVFFVMALAAAEAAVGLAIVIAIFRHKKTSNVDEINLLRG, from the coding sequence ATGGATCCACATATTTCTGGAATACCGCTCAATCATTTCCTGATTCTAGCTGGAATACTTTTTTCAATTGGTGTTGCGGGTGTTCTAACTCGTCGCAATGCTGTTTTAATTTTTATGAGCGTGGAATTGATTTTAAATTCAGCTAATATTGTTTTCGTTGCGTTTTCAAAAGTTTTAGGAACGGTAACAGGTGAAGTGATTGTATTTTTTGTAATGGCACTTGCTGCAGCCGAAGCAGCTGTTGGACTAGCAATTGTAATCGCAATATTTAGGCATAAAAAAACTTCCAATGTGGATGAGATCAATCTTTTACGGGGATAA
- a CDS encoding NADH-quinone oxidoreductase subunit N: MNISIPGSNDFLAILPYLVLTVSAILFLVFQFVFKTKERLLIRGLSLFVVALSIYFVYDSTSTPGLGRFFQNQIKISELTTWLNILYLLVAFFTILATPQIYKNKIIDFPEFFPLVLFATVGMMFMTSGQDLLVIFIGLEIMSLSLYILVGMGTNSTTSLEATMKYFLLGAFSSGFMLLGIAFLFGGSGSTDLETALRPIAQSGYQANFTRLGFSLFLIGVFFKIALVPFHSWTPDVYEGSMTTVTGFMASAPKAAGMSLLMILFMFIPFGDKTSFWTLGLGILSIVSMTWGNIVALKQKNLKRILAYSSISHAGYVVAGIVAGANLEVLYYLYIYAIMNIAGFSIIAYLEDTSEIVDLDGIGNLISKKPWVAFGISLVFLSMAGFPPLAGFWAKLFLFQKIAESELMLNQVLLVVGVINSAIAFFYYAKVLLYSFMIEKEGLNTSKEITQKNFGIVITMIIGVVFIGLAWLVFQPASFL, from the coding sequence ATGAATATCTCCATACCAGGATCCAATGATTTCTTAGCAATTCTTCCTTATCTTGTTCTTACAGTTTCTGCAATTTTGTTTTTGGTATTTCAATTTGTATTTAAAACCAAAGAACGATTGTTAATACGTGGTCTGTCACTATTCGTAGTAGCTTTATCAATTTACTTTGTTTATGATTCAACATCGACTCCAGGTCTTGGAAGATTTTTTCAAAATCAGATCAAAATTTCAGAACTCACAACTTGGCTCAATATTTTGTATTTGCTTGTTGCTTTCTTTACAATCCTTGCGACTCCGCAGATATACAAAAATAAGATTATCGATTTTCCTGAATTTTTCCCATTGGTTTTGTTCGCAACGGTGGGAATGATGTTTATGACTTCGGGTCAAGATCTACTCGTGATCTTTATTGGACTTGAGATTATGAGTTTATCGTTATATATTCTCGTAGGAATGGGAACGAATTCTACAACTTCATTAGAAGCGACTATGAAGTACTTTTTGTTAGGTGCCTTTAGCTCTGGATTTATGCTATTGGGAATTGCTTTTCTTTTTGGAGGTAGTGGTTCTACCGATTTAGAAACTGCACTTCGCCCGATTGCGCAATCCGGTTATCAAGCAAATTTTACAAGATTGGGATTTAGTCTTTTTCTGATCGGTGTATTCTTCAAGATCGCATTGGTTCCATTCCATTCTTGGACTCCAGATGTTTATGAAGGATCCATGACAACAGTGACTGGTTTTATGGCGTCTGCACCAAAGGCTGCAGGTATGAGCTTGCTCATGATATTATTTATGTTCATTCCGTTCGGAGATAAAACATCCTTTTGGACTCTTGGCCTTGGAATTCTCTCTATAGTTTCTATGACATGGGGAAATATTGTTGCTCTAAAACAGAAAAATCTCAAAAGAATATTAGCTTATTCATCAATATCGCATGCGGGATATGTTGTCGCAGGAATTGTTGCGGGAGCGAATTTGGAAGTTCTTTACTATTTATATATATACGCAATTATGAATATAGCAGGATTCTCGATTATTGCTTATTTAGAGGATACTTCCGAGATTGTAGACTTGGATGGAATTGGTAATTTAATTAGTAAGAAGCCTTGGGTTGCTTTTGGAATCAGTTTAGTCTTTTTATCGATGGCAGGATTTCCTCCGCTTGCAGGCTTCTGGGCAAAATTGTTTTTATTTCAAAAGATTGCGGAATCTGAACTGATGTTGAATCAGGTATTGCTAGTGGTTGGTGTAATCAACTCTGCGATTGCATTCTTTTATTATGCCAAAGTTTTATTATATTCTTTTATGATAGAAAAAGAAGGATTGAATACTTCAAAGGAAATCACTCAAAAAAACTTTGGAATTGTGATAACAATGATTATTGGGGTGGTTTTTATTGGACTTGCATGGTTGGTTTTCCAACCAGCTAGTTTTCTATAA
- a CDS encoding NADH-quinone oxidoreductase subunit NuoE family protein — protein MAYQFSSHNEATFNKIKGQFPDKRSLILPCLYFVQRDIGYVDKEGMEYIAERIGDPISLAQVYGVATFYTMYNKKPVGKFHIQICSNISCYLAGSDSITKGFCDKLGIQKGDTSTDKMYTVDEVQCLGACGFGPVVQINDRYHENLRAEDIDGLIAALRAEVH, from the coding sequence ATGGCTTATCAATTCTCTTCACATAACGAAGCAACCTTTAATAAAATCAAAGGGCAATTTCCAGATAAGCGTTCCTTGATATTGCCATGTTTGTATTTTGTTCAAAGAGATATAGGGTATGTGGACAAAGAAGGTATGGAATACATTGCAGAAAGAATCGGAGATCCAATATCTTTGGCTCAAGTCTATGGTGTTGCTACATTTTATACAATGTACAATAAGAAGCCTGTTGGTAAGTTTCATATTCAGATTTGTTCTAATATTTCTTGTTATTTAGCTGGTTCTGATTCAATTACAAAAGGTTTCTGTGATAAATTGGGAATCCAAAAAGGGGATACTTCAACTGACAAAATGTATACAGTTGATGAAGTTCAATGCTTAGGTGCGTGCGGTTTTGGTCCTGTTGTGCAGATCAATGATCGTTATCATGAGAATCTGAGAGCAGAAGATATCGATGGATTGATTGCAGCATTGCGAGCGGAGGTACATTAA
- the nuoH gene encoding NADH-quinone oxidoreductase subunit NuoH: MELNLILVWLLKSVSFFIIILTGCAYYTLAERKFAGFIQDRPGPNRAGPLGLFQPLADGIKFLAKEEIIPANVSKTMYLVAPAISMTCAILAWSVVPLGGTIFIPEFMQEFLGLTSIDLLVANPDTGILVLMAISGLAVYGIMIAGWSSNNKYSLLGGIRATAQMISYELPLGLSIVAIVVMSGSLRLTDINDMQKGMWNIFTPAGFIGFFIFLTAIFAETNRLPFDLAEAESELVVGFHTEYGAFKFALFFLAEYMNMITMSCVTSLLFFGGYNVPFGILEGSQLQPLLGVGFFLLKVLFFAFFFIWVRWTLPRFRYDQLMVIGWKKLIPWSLFNVLLASVYIMYFRDTWWNLFN; encoded by the coding sequence ATGGAATTGAATCTAATTCTTGTTTGGTTACTTAAGTCAGTTTCTTTTTTTATTATTATACTCACGGGATGTGCATATTACACTTTGGCTGAGCGTAAATTTGCAGGCTTCATTCAAGACAGACCTGGCCCCAACCGCGCAGGTCCTTTGGGGCTTTTTCAACCTCTGGCTGATGGAATTAAATTCTTGGCAAAAGAAGAAATCATACCTGCAAATGTCTCTAAAACTATGTATTTGGTTGCACCTGCGATTTCTATGACTTGTGCGATCCTTGCTTGGTCTGTTGTTCCTTTGGGTGGAACAATTTTTATTCCAGAATTTATGCAGGAATTTCTCGGGCTGACTTCTATTGATCTATTGGTTGCTAATCCTGATACGGGAATTTTGGTTTTGATGGCTATATCTGGACTTGCAGTATATGGAATCATGATTGCAGGTTGGTCAAGCAATAATAAATATTCCTTGTTAGGTGGGATTCGAGCAACAGCTCAGATGATCAGCTATGAACTTCCCCTTGGCCTATCCATTGTTGCCATAGTTGTTATGTCTGGATCTCTTCGATTGACAGATATCAATGATATGCAGAAAGGAATGTGGAATATATTTACTCCTGCGGGCTTTATCGGTTTTTTTATATTTCTCACTGCGATTTTCGCTGAGACCAATCGATTGCCTTTTGATTTAGCAGAAGCTGAATCAGAACTGGTCGTTGGTTTTCATACAGAATATGGAGCTTTTAAATTCGCTCTATTTTTTCTTGCTGAATACATGAATATGATAACCATGAGTTGTGTTACGAGTCTTCTTTTCTTTGGTGGATACAATGTTCCTTTTGGAATTTTGGAAGGCTCCCAACTTCAGCCACTATTGGGTGTAGGATTTTTTCTTCTCAAGGTTCTATTCTTTGCTTTCTTTTTTATTTGGGTGCGATGGACTCTACCCAGATTTCGATACGATCAGCTTATGGTAATTGGATGGAAAAAACTTATTCCTTGGTCACTTTTTAATGTATTGCTCGCCTCAGTGTACATAATGTACTTCCGAGATACTTGGTGGAATCTTTTTAATTAA
- the nuoL gene encoding NADH-quinone oxidoreductase subunit L yields MLEIFYLVLIFPVLGFLFNAFLINRASSRVAGTIGTLAVFIPFLIALGAFFEFHPLERTAPHLFTILPWIRIGGFAVDFAYQVDQLSLYMTLIITGIGTLIHLYSIGYMKKDSGFNRFFVYLNLFIFSMLNLVLADNLVLTFLGWEGVGLCSYLLIGFDYEKESASNAGMKAFVVNRIGDVGFIIGMGLIYWYTGSLKYIDIIASIPLISEFQSVINWVAIAFFVASVGKSAQIPLYVWLPDAMAGPTPVSALIHAATMVTAGLFLIVRLNIIYINAESASLVIAWIGCLTALFAATIAIFQNDIKKILAYSTVSQLGYMFLALGVGSYVGGMFHLMTHAFFKALLFLGAGSVIYALHHEQNLRNMGGLYSYMRITFITFAIGTFAISGIPPLSGFFSKDLILEKVFIYPQGGMVLWLLGIFTALMTAFYMFRLLFLVFLSSTRITESNRSHIHESPMTMTIPLVLLSIGAIVSGFLQTPFFMGNIKLLDQYFQPILQSGMDLQARWAGSPMQSVHLDHSVEILLVAISIIAAVTGLLVAYRFFLSKAKILLEEKDYRGFANVLVNKYFVDEFYDRFFVQNYLKLSRWVAFTFDSKIIDRFFMGIGHSLMGIGSFLRKFQTGFVGDYALYIVVGTILALAFVLVKGV; encoded by the coding sequence ATGTTGGAAATTTTTTATTTAGTTTTAATTTTTCCAGTTCTTGGATTCCTGTTCAATGCTTTTCTTATAAATAGAGCATCCAGTCGTGTTGCAGGAACCATTGGAACTTTGGCTGTGTTTATTCCATTCTTAATTGCTTTGGGTGCTTTTTTTGAATTTCATCCTTTAGAGAGAACAGCTCCTCATCTTTTTACAATTCTACCTTGGATTCGTATTGGTGGCTTTGCTGTAGATTTTGCCTATCAAGTGGACCAACTCTCTCTCTATATGACCTTGATCATCACAGGAATAGGAACACTTATCCATCTCTATAGCATAGGTTATATGAAAAAGGATTCAGGATTCAATAGATTCTTTGTTTATTTGAATCTATTCATTTTTTCGATGTTAAATCTAGTCCTAGCTGACAATTTAGTGCTCACTTTTCTAGGATGGGAAGGTGTTGGTCTATGTTCTTATTTATTGATTGGTTTTGATTACGAAAAAGAATCCGCATCAAATGCTGGAATGAAAGCATTTGTCGTGAATCGAATTGGAGATGTCGGATTTATTATAGGAATGGGGCTTATCTATTGGTATACTGGTTCATTAAAATATATCGATATTATTGCGTCCATTCCACTGATAAGCGAGTTCCAATCCGTTATCAATTGGGTAGCAATTGCATTCTTTGTTGCATCCGTTGGTAAATCGGCACAGATCCCTCTTTACGTTTGGCTTCCCGATGCGATGGCAGGTCCAACTCCAGTATCTGCATTGATTCATGCGGCAACAATGGTAACAGCAGGACTTTTTCTAATCGTCAGACTGAATATAATTTATATAAATGCGGAATCAGCATCTTTGGTGATTGCTTGGATAGGATGCCTTACTGCATTATTTGCTGCAACGATTGCTATATTTCAAAATGATATCAAAAAAATTCTCGCTTACTCGACTGTTTCTCAGTTGGGCTATATGTTTCTTGCCCTTGGTGTAGGCAGTTATGTGGGCGGAATGTTTCATCTTATGACTCATGCCTTTTTTAAAGCACTTCTGTTCTTGGGGGCAGGTTCAGTAATATATGCACTCCATCATGAACAAAACCTACGAAATATGGGTGGTCTTTATTCGTATATGCGAATAACATTTATTACTTTTGCAATCGGTACATTTGCAATCTCTGGTATTCCACCTCTCAGTGGATTCTTTTCAAAGGACTTGATACTTGAGAAAGTGTTCATCTATCCTCAGGGTGGAATGGTGCTATGGTTACTTGGTATTTTTACTGCTTTAATGACGGCATTTTATATGTTTCGTTTGTTGTTTCTGGTATTCTTAAGTTCAACTAGAATAACCGAAAGCAATCGATCCCATATTCATGAGTCGCCGATGACAATGACGATTCCCTTGGTTCTGCTTTCGATTGGCGCGATCGTATCTGGATTTCTTCAGACCCCATTTTTTATGGGAAATATAAAACTTCTAGATCAATATTTTCAACCGATTCTTCAATCAGGAATGGATTTGCAAGCTAGATGGGCCGGGAGCCCGATGCAGTCTGTTCATCTCGATCACAGTGTTGAGATCTTATTAGTTGCAATTTCTATTATTGCCGCCGTCACAGGATTGTTAGTTGCCTATCGATTTTTCTTATCTAAAGCTAAGATTCTATTAGAAGAAAAAGATTATCGAGGATTTGCGAATGTTTTAGTGAACAAATATTTTGTTGATGAATTCTATGATCGCTTTTTTGTTCAAAATTATTTAAAATTATCTAGATGGGTTGCTTTTACCTTTGATTCCAAAATCATCGATCGATTTTTTATGGGAATCGGTCATTCTTTGATGGGTATTGGAAGTTTTTTACGAAAATTCCAAACAGGCTTTGTCGGAGACTACGCATTGTATATAGTGGTCGGTACAATTTTAGCATTGGCGTTTGTGCTTGTGAAGGGAGTTTAA
- a CDS encoding complex I subunit 4 family protein, whose protein sequence is MPEYFLSIIIFLPLVSVFFILFLKRNSSIIWLSTVTSGVTSLLSILLFLSFELDEPSFQFVHWIPDWIVSGKLSIDYMVGLDGVGLLLFSLTSFLFFLSSLTTWKNITKRIKEFHICLLILEFAVLGIFSSLNLVLFYVFWELMVIPMALMVGVWGGENRVRAAFKYLAFSMAGSLLMLAGILMLYFKTGTTSIEALSIFAGENFSYGAKTFVFLSFALAFSIKIPVFPLHTWMPDVHTEAPTVGSVDLAGVLLKLGIFGFIRFLIPFFPSSSLEFREIFSILAVIGILWGAMSAMVQTDIKRIIAYSSLSHLGFTLLGLMSFTEAGVAGGMLQLISHGISTGMIFILIGMYYDRTGKRNLADLGGAAKSMPVFSVFFMIAILSSVGLPGTNGFVGEFLILLGTMKSDFLLGAFAATGVVWAACYLLWVTKKLLFGANNDSNRNVADIGFREYFILIPLVAVIFLIGIYPSYFLRILEPSVNVYLNSASIEKIEDRLNNGGQNTLDYRALGGVPASYEQRIGQHRTGRELKVMEKIHRNFIPVPDNPAKTQDWDLEGLDPTKIEQFIDKKQGEVE, encoded by the coding sequence ATGCCAGAGTATTTTCTAAGCATAATCATCTTTTTGCCGCTTGTTTCAGTTTTTTTTATTCTATTTCTCAAGAGAAATTCTAGTATAATATGGTTATCAACCGTAACCAGTGGGGTAACTAGTTTACTCAGTATTCTGCTATTTTTATCCTTCGAATTGGATGAGCCAAGTTTCCAATTCGTGCATTGGATTCCAGACTGGATTGTTTCCGGTAAATTGAGTATCGACTATATGGTCGGTTTAGATGGCGTTGGTTTATTGCTATTTTCTCTAACTTCCTTTTTATTCTTTTTATCAAGTCTTACAACCTGGAAGAATATAACAAAGAGAATCAAAGAGTTTCATATATGTCTATTGATATTAGAATTTGCTGTATTAGGTATATTCAGCTCTTTGAATTTAGTTTTGTTTTATGTTTTTTGGGAGCTAATGGTAATACCTATGGCTCTGATGGTTGGGGTTTGGGGTGGCGAGAACCGAGTAAGGGCAGCTTTTAAATACCTTGCTTTTTCTATGGCAGGTTCGCTTCTCATGCTTGCCGGAATCCTAATGCTATATTTCAAAACTGGAACCACATCGATCGAAGCCCTCTCTATTTTTGCAGGAGAGAACTTTTCGTATGGAGCTAAGACTTTTGTATTTCTTTCATTTGCTTTAGCATTCTCAATAAAAATTCCCGTTTTTCCGCTTCATACATGGATGCCTGATGTTCATACAGAAGCACCGACTGTTGGGTCTGTTGACCTTGCTGGAGTTTTACTTAAGCTTGGTATATTTGGATTTATAAGATTCTTAATTCCATTTTTTCCATCTTCTTCTTTGGAGTTTAGAGAGATATTCTCGATCCTTGCTGTAATTGGAATTTTGTGGGGTGCAATGTCTGCTATGGTTCAGACGGATATAAAAAGAATCATTGCTTATTCATCACTTTCCCATTTAGGTTTTACCTTGCTTGGTCTTATGAGCTTTACTGAAGCTGGGGTTGCTGGCGGAATGTTGCAATTGATTTCTCATGGAATCTCCACCGGTATGATATTTATTCTGATCGGAATGTACTATGATCGAACAGGGAAACGCAATCTTGCAGACCTGGGTGGTGCAGCGAAATCTATGCCAGTATTTTCAGTTTTTTTTATGATAGCGATTCTTTCATCAGTCGGACTGCCGGGTACAAATGGATTTGTTGGCGAATTCTTAATTCTCCTGGGGACAATGAAATCAGATTTTTTGTTAGGTGCATTCGCCGCAACGGGCGTAGTTTGGGCTGCTTGTTATCTTTTGTGGGTTACCAAAAAATTGCTTTTTGGTGCAAATAATGATTCCAATCGAAATGTCGCAGACATTGGTTTTCGCGAATATTTCATCTTGATCCCATTGGTTGCTGTGATTTTCTTAATTGGAATATATCCTTCCTATTTTCTTCGAATACTCGAACCATCTGTAAACGTATATCTCAACTCAGCTTCAATAGAAAAGATAGAAGATCGATTGAATAACGGTGGACAAAATACTTTAGATTATCGAGCATTAGGCGGGGTTCCTGCATCCTACGAGCAACGTATCGGTCAGCACAGAACAGGTCGCGAACTTAAAGTAATGGAGAAAATTCACAGAAATTTTATTCCAGTTCCAGACAATCCAGCAAAAACGCAAGATTGGGATTTAGAAGGATTGGATCCAACTAAGATTGAACAATTTATTGATAAAAAACAAGGGGAAGTAGAATGA
- the nuoF gene encoding NADH-quinone oxidoreductase subunit NuoF → MAERLLLTKYIDDPTSHTLEHYKSVGGYEAIRKALSMASDEITNTVKESGLRGRGGAGFPTGMKWSFIPKTDKPKYLICNGDEGEPGTFKDRKLLENLPHMLIEGMVIAAKAIDCHQAYIYIRGEFNKGIDIVSKAVDEAYAAGLLGKNILGLGFDLDLAVYAGAGAYICGEESALINSLEGRRGHPRLKPPFPAISGLYNCPTVVNNVETLCNIPHIINMGGAEYKKIGTEKSPGTRVFSVSGQVNRPGVYEIELGTPLLELINVQCQGMKDGKKLKAVIPGGSSAPILTAEEAGTATMDFESIASLKSMLGSGAVIVLSEDADLVETTYRLASFYAHESCGQCTPCREGTHWVKDLLGKIRKGKGSQKELDLILSLSRNMEGGTTICPLADACVMAVRPTIQKFTSEFTSRFKQIEDSLTNQEEAGVPA, encoded by the coding sequence ATGGCAGAGAGACTACTACTAACAAAATACATCGATGATCCAACCTCGCATACTCTAGAGCATTATAAATCAGTTGGTGGATACGAAGCAATTCGTAAAGCACTGTCAATGGCATCCGATGAGATTACAAATACTGTAAAAGAATCCGGATTGCGAGGTCGTGGTGGAGCTGGATTTCCGACAGGTATGAAATGGTCTTTTATTCCAAAGACGGATAAGCCAAAATACTTGATCTGCAATGGTGACGAGGGCGAGCCTGGCACATTCAAGGACAGAAAACTTTTAGAGAATCTTCCTCATATGCTCATCGAAGGAATGGTGATCGCTGCAAAAGCAATCGATTGCCACCAAGCATATATTTATATTCGAGGAGAGTTCAATAAAGGAATTGATATAGTGAGCAAAGCTGTCGATGAGGCTTATGCTGCAGGATTGCTTGGTAAGAATATTCTCGGACTAGGATTTGATTTAGATCTCGCTGTATATGCTGGAGCTGGTGCATATATCTGTGGAGAAGAATCTGCTCTTATCAATTCACTCGAAGGAAGGAGAGGTCATCCAAGATTGAAACCTCCTTTTCCTGCTATTTCAGGTCTTTATAATTGTCCGACTGTTGTCAATAATGTTGAGACTCTTTGTAACATTCCTCACATTATCAATATGGGCGGAGCCGAATACAAGAAAATTGGAACGGAAAAATCTCCAGGAACACGTGTATTTTCTGTTAGTGGACAGGTGAATCGACCTGGTGTATATGAAATTGAACTGGGAACACCGTTGCTTGAATTGATCAATGTGCAATGCCAAGGGATGAAGGATGGAAAGAAGCTAAAGGCCGTGATTCCAGGAGGATCTTCGGCGCCTATCCTAACAGCTGAAGAAGCTGGAACTGCTACAATGGATTTTGAATCGATTGCATCTCTTAAGAGTATGTTGGGTAGCGGTGCAGTAATTGTCCTCAGTGAAGACGCTGATCTGGTTGAGACGACCTATAGACTTGCATCTTTTTATGCTCATGAATCTTGTGGGCAGTGTACTCCCTGTAGAGAAGGAACTCATTGGGTAAAAGATCTACTCGGCAAAATTCGTAAAGGGAAAGGTAGTCAGAAGGAATTAGATCTTATACTTTCACTCTCACGGAATATGGAAGGTGGAACAACAATTTGTCCGCTAGCGGATGCTTGTGTTATGGCGGTTCGTCCAACGATTCAGAAATTCACGTCGGAGTTCACGTCTAGATTTAAGCAGATTGAGGATTCACTAACCAATCAGGAGGAAGCTGGCGTTCCAGCCTGA
- the nuoD gene encoding NADH dehydrogenase (quinone) subunit D, whose protein sequence is MYEKTQAHFESKFKKLPEGHILVNLGPSHPATHGILQNVIQLDGERIVDSESVIGYVHRCFEKLGERYDYNQFLVCTDRMNYVSTPMNNIGWILAVESLMKIEVPDRVTYVRMIIAELSRIMDHIVCVGILGVDIGAFSGFLHLFHQRENIYQILEKLTGARLTTTFCRVGGMERDIYPEFEAEVKLLCKMLRPALKEFNTLLIRNKIFNERTAGIGGISQEDAISYGYTGPNLRATGVDWDVRKDKPYMFYDRVDFDIPVGEDGSVLHRTLVRMEEMEQSIRIVEQLINKFPSGAYHADMPNIFLPEKNRVYNNMEELIYHFKIIMHGIKVPAGEHYFATEAANGELGFYIVSQGEKTPWRVHVRRPCFWYYQSFPDLIRGGLLADSVATMSSLNVIAGELDC, encoded by the coding sequence ATGTATGAAAAGACACAAGCTCATTTTGAATCCAAATTCAAAAAATTGCCTGAAGGACATATTCTAGTTAACTTAGGTCCATCACATCCTGCAACTCATGGAATTCTTCAAAATGTGATTCAGCTAGATGGTGAGCGTATCGTTGATTCCGAGTCCGTCATCGGTTACGTACATCGCTGCTTTGAGAAGTTAGGCGAAAGATATGATTACAATCAATTTCTAGTTTGCACAGATCGTATGAATTATGTGTCCACGCCTATGAACAATATCGGATGGATACTTGCTGTAGAATCATTGATGAAGATTGAAGTTCCTGATCGTGTAACCTATGTGCGAATGATCATCGCTGAGTTGTCACGGATTATGGACCATATCGTTTGCGTGGGAATTCTAGGTGTAGATATTGGAGCTTTTTCTGGCTTTCTTCATCTATTCCACCAGAGAGAAAATATCTATCAGATTCTTGAGAAATTAACAGGCGCAAGGCTTACCACAACATTTTGTCGTGTGGGTGGTATGGAGAGAGATATCTATCCAGAATTTGAGGCAGAAGTGAAGCTGCTTTGCAAAATGCTAAGACCAGCTCTCAAAGAATTCAATACTCTACTGATTCGAAATAAGATTTTCAATGAAAGAACTGCTGGAATTGGCGGGATAAGCCAAGAAGATGCAATCTCTTATGGTTATACAGGACCCAATCTTCGTGCTACTGGTGTGGATTGGGATGTAAGAAAAGACAAGCCGTACATGTTCTATGATCGCGTAGATTTTGATATACCTGTCGGTGAAGACGGATCTGTTCTCCATAGAACACTTGTTAGAATGGAGGAAATGGAACAATCCATTCGTATCGTTGAGCAGTTAATCAACAAATTTCCATCGGGTGCCTACCATGCAGATATGCCGAATATTTTCCTTCCAGAAAAGAACAGAGTGTACAATAATATGGAAGAGCTGATCTATCATTTTAAAATTATCATGCATGGAATCAAAGTTCCAGCAGGCGAACATTATTTTGCGACTGAAGCTGCAAATGGGGAATTGGGTTTTTATATCGTGTCACAAGGTGAGAAGACTCCTTGGAGAGTTCATGTTCGCAGACCTTGCTTTTGGTACTATCAGTCTTTTCCGGATTTAATTCGGGGAGGATTGCTTGCGGATTCTGTTGCAACTATGAGTTCACTGAATGTTATTGCTGGGGAGCTTGATTGTTGA